In Monodelphis domestica isolate mMonDom1 chromosome 3, mMonDom1.pri, whole genome shotgun sequence, the following proteins share a genomic window:
- the monDomV1R1217 gene encoding vomeronasal 1 receptor monDomV1R1217, with protein sequence MLPKNICLGIMFLIVTTAGTVANLFLFTFYMLNILGGHKKSSITLIFAQLSLVNSTMLLIKGIPQTLQGLTWNYFLDDAGCKIVFYLRTLSQGLSISFTCLLCIFQAITISPPNSRWADFKVTLTQQTKSICLFSWILNLFIEIPVFVNARGPRSNNITKAFDGVFCTAELIMDFYLIITTFRNVLCLGIMVLASGYMVFLLHRHHQQVQNFQTTKLSPKRHPEIRATQIILLLMITFVSFYAITNNFTLFLSYSDQTSPWMLPTAVFLSLCYPTISPFMLIPRVPRPPCIIWTKKDTHSVASRPARGCKGEKIEIE encoded by the coding sequence ATGCTTCCGAAAAACATCTGCCTTGGGATTATGTTTCTTATTGTGACCACAGCAGGAACTGTAGCAAATCTCTTTCTTTTCACCTTTTATATGTTAAACATTCTTGGTGGACATAAGAAAAGTTCAATAACCCTTATTTTTGCCCAGCTAAGTTTGGTGAACTCTACTATGCTTCTTATCAAAGGAATCCCACAAACATTGCAGGGTTTGACTTGGAACTATTTCCTGGATGATGCTGGGTGTAAAATTGTATTTTACCTTCGCACTCTGAGTCAGGGGCTTTCAATTTCCTTTACTTGTCTCCTATGTATATTCCAGGCTATAACCATCAGCCCCCCTAATTCCAGGTGGGCAGATTTCAAAGTAACACTCACACAACAGACCAAATCCATCTGTCTCTTCTCTTGGATCCTTAACCTGTTCATAGAAATTCCTGTATTCGTAAATGCAAGAGGCCCAAGAAGCAACAACATTACAAAAGCATTTGATGGTGTGTTTTGTACTGCAGAACTCATTATGGATTTTTATTTGATAATAACCACATTCAGAAATGTGCTTTGTTTGGGAATTATGGTCTTGGCCAGTGGCTATATGGTTTTTCTCCTACACAGACACCACCAGCAGGTCCAGAATTTTCAGACCACCAAACTCTCCCCTAAAAGGCACCCTGAGATCAGAGCCACACAAATCATCCTTTTACTGATGATCACCTTTGTCAGCTTTTATGCTATTACCAATAATTTTACTCTTTTTCTCAGTTATTCAGATCAAACATCTCCTTGGATGTTGCCTACTGCtgtcttcctgtcattatgttACCCAACCATCAGTCCCTTTATGTTGATCCCCAGAGTCCCCAGGCCTCCCTGTATTATCTGGACCAAGAAGGATACCCATTCTGTAgcctcccggcctgcgagaggctgcaagggtgagaagatagagatagagtag